The Limanda limanda chromosome 13, fLimLim1.1, whole genome shotgun sequence genome has a window encoding:
- the LOC133018423 gene encoding E3 ubiquitin ligase TRIM40-like isoform X1, which translates to MSGHEEEEEDRAESPVFSCVSLKSDQSKGLPLYFSTEPGPSHPKARKRSHVSEEEQSSCCASCQNVLKDPVSTSCGHWFCRQCITSYWDQSGSSGDSSCPQCGKRSRTGAGAQTAADRGLQEYLDEHKLSLRRRCEHVTEGTDEKGRRTLLNRIYTELYITEGQSEEVNTQHEVRQLETASKMKSLHDTPIKCHDIFKALTDQQSSIRIVLTYCVAGVGKTFSVQKFTLDWAEGLENQDVGLLTVLSFRELNLVKDQQHSLLTLLRVFHPALQKLTAAVLISLTITITKNII; encoded by the exons atgagtggtcatgaggaggaagaggaggacagagcagagtctccagtgttcagctgtgtgtctctgaagagtgaccagtcAAAAGGACTTCCTCTGTACTTCAGTactgaacctggaccctcacacccaaa agcgaggaagaggagccatgtttctgaggaggagcagtcgtcctgctgtgcttcatGTCAGAATGTCCTGAaagatccagtctccaccagctgtggacactggttctgcagacagtgcatcacctcatactgggaccagtctggttcttcaggagactcctcctgtccccagtgtggaaaaagatccagaacaggagctggagctcagacagccg cagatcgtggtctgcaggagtatttagatgaacataagctcagtctgaggaggagatgtgaacatgtgactgaaggaactgatgaaaaaggaagaagaaccctcctcaacaggatctacactgagctctacatcacagagggacagagtgaagaggttaatactcaacatgaggtgaggcagcttgagacggcttccaagatgaagagcctccacgacactcccatcaagtgccacgacatctttaaagccctaactgaccagcagagcagcatcagaatCGTCCTGACTTACTGCGttgctggcgttggaaaaaccttctctgtgcagaagttcactctggactgggcagagggtttagagaaccaagatgtgggtctgctgactgtgctttcgttcagggagctgaacctggtgaaggaccagcagcacagtctcctcacgctgctccgtgttttccatccagcgttacagaagctcacggcagcagtgttaatttcgttgacgataacgataacgaaaaatattatttaa
- the LOC133018423 gene encoding E3 ubiquitin ligase TRIM40-like isoform X2, producing the protein MSGHEEEEEDRAESPVFSCVSLKSDQSKGLPLYFSTEPGPSHPKARKRSHVSEEEQSSCCASCQNVLKDPVSTSCGHWFCRQCITSYWDQSGSSGDSSCPQCGKRSRTGAGAQTADRGLQEYLDEHKLSLRRRCEHVTEGTDEKGRRTLLNRIYTELYITEGQSEEVNTQHEVRQLETASKMKSLHDTPIKCHDIFKALTDQQSSIRIVLTYCVAGVGKTFSVQKFTLDWAEGLENQDVGLLTVLSFRELNLVKDQQHSLLTLLRVFHPALQKLTAAVLISLTITITKNII; encoded by the exons atgagtggtcatgaggaggaagaggaggacagagcagagtctccagtgttcagctgtgtgtctctgaagagtgaccagtcAAAAGGACTTCCTCTGTACTTCAGTactgaacctggaccctcacacccaaa agcgaggaagaggagccatgtttctgaggaggagcagtcgtcctgctgtgcttcatGTCAGAATGTCCTGAaagatccagtctccaccagctgtggacactggttctgcagacagtgcatcacctcatactgggaccagtctggttcttcaggagactcctcctgtccccagtgtggaaaaagatccagaacaggagctggagctcagacagccg atcgtggtctgcaggagtatttagatgaacataagctcagtctgaggaggagatgtgaacatgtgactgaaggaactgatgaaaaaggaagaagaaccctcctcaacaggatctacactgagctctacatcacagagggacagagtgaagaggttaatactcaacatgaggtgaggcagcttgagacggcttccaagatgaagagcctccacgacactcccatcaagtgccacgacatctttaaagccctaactgaccagcagagcagcatcagaatCGTCCTGACTTACTGCGttgctggcgttggaaaaaccttctctgtgcagaagttcactctggactgggcagagggtttagagaaccaagatgtgggtctgctgactgtgctttcgttcagggagctgaacctggtgaaggaccagcagcacagtctcctcacgctgctccgtgttttccatccagcgttacagaagctcacggcagcagtgttaatttcgttgacgataacgataacgaaaaatattatttaa